Below is a genomic region from Irregularibacter muris.
TTAGAAATGACTAGGGTAATCCCCACTCCTAATAAAATTGCCAATAATACCGCGCCTGTAGCCCCAAAGGAACTCATAAGACCAGTGCCCCCTACAAAAAACATACTTGCTAAAGCAATTAAAATAGGAAATCTACCATTACAGGGGACAAAGTTATTGGTGATGGTAGCAATTAGTCTTTCCCTAGGTGAGTCAATGATTCTGCAGGCGATAACCCCTGCAGCATTGCATCCAAAACCCATACACATAGTCAAGGCTTGTTTTCCATGGGCACAGGCCTTTTTAAAATAATGGTCTAGATTAAAGGCCACCCTAGGCAAATATCCTAAATCCTCTAATAGAGTGAAAAGAGGAAAAAAGATAGCCATAGGGGGAAGCATGACAGAGACTACCCAAGCCAAGGTACGGTAAACTCCTAATACAAGGAGGCCATGGAGCCATTGGGGAGCATTTATCCCATGGAAAAAGGTAGTTAGATGATCTTCAATCCAAAACAATCCCTTGGCCAACAGCTCAGAGGGAACATTTGCCCCTTCAATGGTGATCCAAAAGACTACGCCTAAAAGGGCAATCATGATGGGAATGCCAAATAATCTAGAAGTAAGGATGTTGTCAATTCGATGATCTAAGGCATTATAATGTTTATTTTCAAAGGATACTACTTTTTTACTCATATCCTCAGCGGTTTGAACAATACTGGACACAATAAGATCTCTTAAACTTTCTCTTTCAATTCCTTCGGTTTCTAAGTTTTCTCTAGCCTGAGTAATTTTTTCTTTTAGCCCATTATCTTGAGATAAATCCAGATCAAGATAATCTTTCATAGAAGCCAATAGGGCCTGATCTCCATCCATTAAACGCAGGGCAGCCCATTTGCTATTTATTTTATGATCGACCACATCATTTATATAGATTTCAACTTCTTCCACTGCCTTTTCCAAGTCTTTAGGATAGGAAATTTTAATAGGCTTAGTTTCTATCTTACCTAAAGCTACCTTTTCCACGGTATCTTTAAGCTCTTCCAAACCCTGGCCACTTCTTGCCGTGGTCCCTACCACAGGAATGCCCAAAAGGCTTGAAAGCTTTTTTAGATCTACGGTGATTTTTTTTCTTTTGGCCTCGTCTAGCAGATTTACGCAAAGAACCACCTTATCAGTGATCTCCAAAATTTGAAGTACAAGATTTAAGTTTCTTTCTAAACAAGTAGCATCGGCTACGATTACTGTGGCGTGGGGATTGCCAAAACAAAGAAAGTCTCTAGCGACTTGCTCTTCTACAGAGTTAGCCAATAAGGAATAGGTGCCAGGTAGGTCAACCAATACATAAGGCCTATCCCGGTGAGCATATCTCCCTTGAGCATTGGTCACGGTCTTGCCAGGCCAGTTGCCAGTATGTTGATTTAGACCGGTAAGACTATTAAATACTGTACTTTTTCCTGTGTTGGGATTGCCTGCCAAAGCAATGACAATATCGTCTGGGGATTCTAATTGGATCTCAAACATTTGATCTAAAGCCCCTAAACCAGTAGATTGGTTCGTTAAACCCATTTATACAACCTCCTAATTTTATGATTCAATTGATTCTACAAGAATTTGAGAAGCTTCTTCTGATCTCAAGGCAATAACAGCTCCCCTAATGCCATAGGCTACAGGATCACCTGCAGGACTTTTCCTTATGGACTCTACAGTTGTGTTATAGATCAACCCTAAATCCAACATTCGTCTTCGAGCTACCCCCTCTGAAACAAGCTTTTTCACCTTGCCAAAGGAACCAACGGGTAATTGGTGTAATGGAATTAAATTTATATTCATAGAATAAACTCCCTTCTATTAATTTTTTTGTTATTGATCACATAAATTAGTCATAGGAAACTTTGTTTGCCGTAGCTAATAATAAGATATGAAGAATAGGGTAAATTTGTTACACAATGAAAGGTAAACAAAAAAAGGAGATGGGATAAATGAAAAAGGATAGAGAATTTCATACCGTGCGAGGGTATCAAATGCTAAACGTAGAAGACAAATTGCTCACTTCCAGTATGGAGGATTATCTGGAAATGATTTATAGAGTATGTCAAAAAGATGGATATATACGAGTGAATGAATTGGCAGAAAAACTAAATGTTCGTCCTTCCTCCAGCACCAATATGGTCAAGAAGCTAAGGGAATTGGAATTAGTGGATTATCAAAAATATGGCATTATACAATTGACCAAGGAAGGGAAGGAAATCGGAGGCTTTCTCTTGAAAAGGCATCAAATTATAGAAAAATTTTTGAAAAATCTGGGTATAAGAAAAACCCTCCTTAAAGATACTGAAATGATAGAACATGATGTGAGCCTGACAACCTTAGAGAGTATGTATGTTATGAATCAATTTCTAGAGGACAATCCGGATGTATTGGATAAGTATATAGCCTTTAAGGAAGATTTTGATAAAGAGATTGATTTACCCAATCAGCTATAAGTACAAAAAATAAATATATATTACCTGTCCATGAGGAACCAATAGGAAAGTTTACGCATATTTATATATAAAGTGGCCTACTGAGTAGAAAATCAACAATAGTAGGAAACAAAGGAGTATATAAATATGAAAATAATATTACCCGCTTTATTATTTAGTATATCTGCTTGTCTGGACAATGTTGTTGTGGGTATAGCTTATGGGATAAAAAAAATTAAAATAGGAATCTCTGTAAATATAATGATTGCTTGTATCACAACCTTGGGGACATTTTTGTCCATGGTTTTTGGAACCTATATATCGAAACTTTTTCCTCCCTTTGTAGCCAATCTTCTTGGTGGGGGTATGATTGTATTTTTAGGAATATACTTTATTGTGGAAAGTCTAGTGAAGCTAGAAAGAAACACCCCTGCCAGGACCATGGCTCTTAAGGATATCGAGGATATGAAAAATTATGCAAGAAAGTCTGATGCAGATTGCTCTGGCCATATTGATATGAAGGAATCCATCTTTGTGGCACTGGGATTAACTTTGAACAATATAGGCACGGGCATAGCTGCCAGTATCACAGGAGTAAATATTCATATAACTCTTGTGGCCACCTTTGTCCTAAGTATCCTTACCATTATGTTAGGCAGAGGTATGGGAAATAGAGTATTAGGTAGATTTTTTGGTAAATATGCGCCCTTAATCGCGGGGGCATTGCTTGTTCTACTAGGAGGAATAGAAATCGCTCTATAATCAGAAAACACATACAGAGAGGGAAAAGACAAAGGATTTTAAAGAGATCCTTTGTCTTTTTAAATGAAAATATGTATCTTAGCTTTGAAATACCTAGATTTTTACTTTGATGGGATAAAATTGAAATAATGATGCCAACAGTAGTCATTTTCTTGACTAACTAAAAACATAATATTATAATAGAGTTGGCAGATTCTATTTTTAAATGGAAGGAGGACGTTAATGATCAAATTTAATGACATAACAAAAAGATATAAAGATACAACTATTCTATCGGACATTTCCTTTGAAATTGAAGAGGGACAGTTGGTTGTACTCATTGGTTTAAGCGGATGTGGAAAGACCACAACGCTAAAGATGATTAATAGATTAATCAAACCCACCTCTGGCAACATCTTCATCAATGGGGAGGATATTTCTACAAAAGATCCTATTGAACTCCGCAGAAGAATAGGATATGTTATACAACAAACTGGTCTTTTCCCCCATATGACCATAAGAGAAAATATTGAAGTTATCCCCCGCGTCGAGAAATTACCTCAAGAAAAAATTAATAATCGTACCCTAGAACTGATGAAAATGGTAGGGCTAGAAGAAGAGTTTTTAGATCGTTATCCTACTGAATTAAGTGGAGGGCAGCAACAAAGAGTAGGAGTGGCAAGGGCCTTTGCCTTGGATCCGGATATTATTTTAATGGACGAGCCCTTTTCAGCTCTTGACCCTATTACAAGAAATCAACTGCAGGATGAGTTGGTAAGCTTGCAAAGAAAAGTGAAGAAAACCATTGTTTTCGTCACCCATGATATGGCAGAAGCCATAAAAATTGCAGATAAAATATGTATTATGAATAAGGGACAAATTGTGCAGTATGATACACCAGAAAATATTTTAAAATACCCTGCCAATGATTTTGTATTGGAGTTTGTAGGGAAAAACAGAATTTGGGGATCCCCCAAATATATTAGGGCAAAGGACATTATGATTGAAAATCCTGTGACCTGTACCCCTGATCTTCCTCTATCGAGATGTTTAGAAAATATGCGCATGAGAAATGTCAACAGCCTTATGGTGGTAGAGGGAGAAAACCAAAAACTGCAGGGCATCATTAAAGCAAAGCAAATCGCTAAGCAAAAGGATCGTTCTATAGAAGTCAATCATATTATGCTGAAAGACTTTATCACCACCCATCCAGAGGATACCATTATTAATATTCTCAAAATGGTCAATACAGATGATGTATCTGAAATCCCTGTATTAGATGAGAGAGGCATGCTAATTGGACTAATTACCCAAAGTAGCCTTGTCAATACACTGAGTCAACAATACATTGTTCCGGATGGGGAGGTGGAATAGATGATGGCTTTCTTGTCTTATTTTATAAATAATATACAACAAGTGATTTCCCTCACCACAGAGCATATCATTCTGACAGCC
It encodes:
- a CDS encoding manganese efflux pump, with protein sequence MKIILPALLFSISACLDNVVVGIAYGIKKIKIGISVNIMIACITTLGTFLSMVFGTYISKLFPPFVANLLGGGMIVFLGIYFIVESLVKLERNTPARTMALKDIEDMKNYARKSDADCSGHIDMKESIFVALGLTLNNIGTGIAASITGVNIHITLVATFVLSILTIMLGRGMGNRVLGRFFGKYAPLIAGALLVLLGGIEIAL
- a CDS encoding FeoA family protein, whose product is MNINLIPLHQLPVGSFGKVKKLVSEGVARRRMLDLGLIYNTTVESIRKSPAGDPVAYGIRGAVIALRSEEASQILVESIES
- a CDS encoding metal-dependent transcriptional regulator is translated as MKKDREFHTVRGYQMLNVEDKLLTSSMEDYLEMIYRVCQKDGYIRVNELAEKLNVRPSSSTNMVKKLRELELVDYQKYGIIQLTKEGKEIGGFLLKRHQIIEKFLKNLGIRKTLLKDTEMIEHDVSLTTLESMYVMNQFLEDNPDVLDKYIAFKEDFDKEIDLPNQL
- a CDS encoding ABC transporter ATP-binding protein, translating into MIKFNDITKRYKDTTILSDISFEIEEGQLVVLIGLSGCGKTTTLKMINRLIKPTSGNIFINGEDISTKDPIELRRRIGYVIQQTGLFPHMTIRENIEVIPRVEKLPQEKINNRTLELMKMVGLEEEFLDRYPTELSGGQQQRVGVARAFALDPDIILMDEPFSALDPITRNQLQDELVSLQRKVKKTIVFVTHDMAEAIKIADKICIMNKGQIVQYDTPENILKYPANDFVLEFVGKNRIWGSPKYIRAKDIMIENPVTCTPDLPLSRCLENMRMRNVNSLMVVEGENQKLQGIIKAKQIAKQKDRSIEVNHIMLKDFITTHPEDTIINILKMVNTDDVSEIPVLDERGMLIGLITQSSLVNTLSQQYIVPDGEVE
- the feoB gene encoding ferrous iron transport protein B, producing the protein MGLTNQSTGLGALDQMFEIQLESPDDIVIALAGNPNTGKSTVFNSLTGLNQHTGNWPGKTVTNAQGRYAHRDRPYVLVDLPGTYSLLANSVEEQVARDFLCFGNPHATVIVADATCLERNLNLVLQILEITDKVVLCVNLLDEAKRKKITVDLKKLSSLLGIPVVGTTARSGQGLEELKDTVEKVALGKIETKPIKISYPKDLEKAVEEVEIYINDVVDHKINSKWAALRLMDGDQALLASMKDYLDLDLSQDNGLKEKITQARENLETEGIERESLRDLIVSSIVQTAEDMSKKVVSFENKHYNALDHRIDNILTSRLFGIPIMIALLGVVFWITIEGANVPSELLAKGLFWIEDHLTTFFHGINAPQWLHGLLVLGVYRTLAWVVSVMLPPMAIFFPLFTLLEDLGYLPRVAFNLDHYFKKACAHGKQALTMCMGFGCNAAGVIACRIIDSPRERLIATITNNFVPCNGRFPILIALASMFFVGGTGLMSSFGATGAVLLAILLGVGITLVISKVLSKTLLKGLPSSFTLELPPYRKPQVGKIIVRSIFDRTLFVLGRAIVVAAPAGLVIWGMANVPVGNVSLLTYCAQFLDPFGKLLGMDGYILMAFILGLPANEIVIPILIMSYMSQGAMLELDSLHQMKQLFLDNGWTWLTAVCTMLFALNHWPCGTTLFTIRKETQSWKWTGMSFLVPTITGIVVCFVVAQGARLLGLV